A region of the Argopecten irradians isolate NY chromosome 16, Ai_NY, whole genome shotgun sequence genome:
ttgatatgTTAATAAAATGTGCCGAGATCAATTGGAAAAACAATGGTTGCTCAAAGTTGGTCAAAGTTTTTCAAAGCTAGTTTGAAGACtaaattgaataatatttctttttttatgcCAGAAACATTCAGGCAATAACATCTTAAGTGTTTAGATagttaataatttattttccttgtAGGCTATTCTCATCTAAAAGAGACAAAGCTCAATTAATGGCAATTTGACTAAACGTCTCATATTGGATAAGTCCCtaaattgaaatatcaaaaatgtgaagATATATTTTGTGACGTATTAGATTCCAAATATTGCAGATATTACCATCATAATTTAACTTTCTTTATACAGTTATGTAGAAGTTCgtttttgatcaaatatttgaataggtcagttttatttttccataatgGAACCAGATGGTGGTTACACATTTTAAATAgaataatgtaaaacaaaatactttttgattttattgctgaaaacaaatatttttttgtattgatttgCTTGCAAAATCATATGACAATCGAAAAAAGCATGTtcgaaaaattaatattttttgtcttgCAGATTTATGAATTAAACCATGTTTTGGCCAAATTTACGTGATATGCAGTTTTACTGCTAAATAATGTTTTTACCAAAAAAGATTACGATAACAAGTACATACTCTTCAAATCGGCAGCATTAGTCAACATGACATGTTTAGATCTAGCTTTTTCAGGCGAATGAGTTATCGGTTACgcattaatatcaaagaaaaagtaaccctttaagacataaaacataaactgatatTGATAAGGTTCAAATTTGATAAATGTATGCATCTAAAAAGAGcaaaaatgttaatgttgtcTAAATTCAAAAAGGTTTTGAGCCGTTTTTATCTTTCATTATTTCTTCTACTGACTcaaattattgtattatttcaacTTACTTATACTTAACTTAAGTTTgtctaattaaaatacttaaagtAATGCTAAAAAGAACAACTTTCCGACCAAATGATATTTGGCGTCTTTTTCGAGTTAAAATTCTAGGAACATCCAACCaaaaaagcagaaaacaaattccgctgcaattatttggaggttaggcCTCTACTTTTCGTATTTTAACTGGACTAGTATTACATGTGCTCATAATAGCATTGATATTGGAATTCAATAACTTTGTTGTAAGGTAATAATGCAAATTACACAATAATATCGCGATGTCATATGATACTTCTAATTGGTAACGACCAACAGATTGAAGATGATACAAATGGAAGATGATGCTTGTATAATGTATTTGCGGAACGACTGTCGAGTCCATATATTTGATGTTTGATAACGAAAGGATTGAACATGAGTTATACCAGCTCATGCTGTTATTGATAGGAATAGTTAACCCTCACAGAATTTGTATTTAcctatattaaaagaaaatcGTCCTGTGACATCGGTTTGCTGTCATTTATGTATACCGTGTTTAACTGCAGACATACCTATTCACTTAATACCTCATATCCTTAACACATAAATGTCAGAGATGCGCCTTCCGgtgaaaacaaagaaacaatcaataaaattaatgtatactttatttAGTTAGAACAGATTACATTAATGAGACtaagacaaatatatatatatatatatatatattgcgtCTTAAGattattaatatcattatttatgcTATACATTTCAACTTTGCAGAATGCTGGCCACACAATACAGTCTTCTACTGTGGATCGGGTTCCTGGGAATCTCCGGTGAGTACATAGATTCAAGGGATATACGCATTCGTCACTGTCATTATTTACCTATTTAATTCAGGTATTTTCACATTTTGGTCATGTGATCGTCCTAGTGTTACTTTCTAAGCTGTCGTCATGAAATTGTTTACACAGATAATGAATTATCTGTTGTTTACCTCGACATAATGTCAACAAATACTTCCCTTATTTTAAAGTAATGCTAGTTATCGTCAGACCAAAATATTCGACCAATTAATCTGCcagataaatactgtatatgaCGTTTAATATACCAAAATTTACTCTCGCgaataaaaaaacccaatacATCAAAGCTATATGTGTCATGTAATAATTTTCACACGTATATACTgcttaaatatatttcatgttttttttaaagatagcAAAAGTTCAATTTTTACACAAATATGGGCATTATACTGTATGACCAAATCATAAAAAATTGTCGTTTGTTTGTTTCTAATGTTAAATTCGTTTGTCTAATACGTTACATTTTTCTACTCCAGTCACCACTGCATTCCCAGAACAATACGGGGATTGTATAAAATTCTACGAAATGGATCCAATCCCACAAAGTTCCGAGATTGAGACGATATGTGTAAATGAGACTGTTACAAATGCCACCTTCTGTTTGTTCTATCCAATCAGCTGTCCCGAGCCTGTAGCCTGTATGCAAGGTCCACTCCTACCGACGCCAGACGGGAAGTGTCTGATGTGTCCAGGTAAGTAACATGTTGTAAAGATAGACCTTCCggtttatataaattacaaatcAGT
Encoded here:
- the LOC138310996 gene encoding uncharacterized protein, whose translation is MLATQYSLLLWIGFLGISVTTAFPEQYGDCIKFYEMDPIPQSSEIETICVNETVTNATFCLFYPISCPEPVACMQGPLLPTPDGKCLMCPGQECIYNGDAYAVGEPFQGLDNVNTCYCQADGRVNCSNDPLPAPDVFCGI